A region of the Bacillus sp. NP247 genome:
CGCGCAATACTACTAGGTCTTTTATCATCGGCCTTTTTTTCTGCAACCTTTATTATTAACAGAGCAATGAATGTATCTGGAACAAGCTGGGCTTGGACTGCTTCCTTCCGTTTTCTATTTGCTCTCCCTATTTTATTCCTTATCGTTTTATTTCGCAAAAACTTAGGAGCTTTATGGGAAGAATTAAAAAAACATCCATTGGTATGGATCGGGTGGGGATCGGTCGCTGGCATCGGCTTCTATTCTTTATTAAGTTTCGCAGCTGTTTTTTCTCCAGCTTGGCTCGTTGCTGGAACTTGGCAAGTTACGATATTAGCAGGTTTACTTTTATCGCCATTATTCTTCATTAAAATAGAAACAAAATCAGGTACAAAACTTGTACGCGGAAAAATTCCACTGCGCAGTTTATACGTCGCTTTATTTATTTTACTTGGTGTACTTTGTATGCAAGCTACTGAAGCGGGTCATATTACAATGACTCAATTCATTTCTGGTTTTTCACCTGTCGTTTTAGCAGCTTTCTTATATCCCTTCGGTAACCGAAAGATGATGGAACTTGTTGGCGGGCGTCTTGATACATTCCAACGTGTATTAGGAATGGCAATCGGAAGTCTCCCTATTACAATTCTACTTGGTATATACGGATTTTCCACTACCGGTATTCCATCATCAAGTCAAATGATGCAAGGATTTTTGTTAGCATTATGTTCCGGAGTTATTGCGACGATGACATTTTTCTTTGCTACTGACTTAGCAAAAGACAATCTTGCTTTACTTGGAGCTGTTGAAGCAACACAAGCTGGAACGATGGTCTTCACTGTGCTTGGTGAGATTATTTTCTTAAATGGTTCATTCCCTAGCGGTCTGTCACTGATTGGGATGATTATTATAATGTTAGGAATGGTCGTAAATAGTGTTTTAAACCGTTCTGTTCCAGTCATTAAACAAAAAAAATCAGCATAAAAATGGATATGGTTCTTCTTTATAGAACCATATCTATTTTTATTGTCTCCCTATTTCGCCTTATCAGAATAGTATTTCATTAGCTGTTTATACTAAAACCTATGTTATAATACGTTTCATGCGCATTAATAGGAGGTAAATTATGTTAAAAAAAGCAATCTCTGAATTTATTGGTACATTTGTGCTTGTATTATTCGGAACGGGAGTAGCTGTCACTGGCGGCGGAATTGAAGGGATCGGAACGTTAGGTATCGCTATGGCTTTCGGATTATCTATTGTAGCTATGGCATATAGCATTGGAACGATTTCAGGATGTCACATTAACCCAGCAGTATCAATCGCTATGTTCATCAACAAAAGAATGAACGCTATGGAACTTAGTTATTATTTATTAGCTCAAATTTTAGGTGGTTTATTAGGAACTGCAACGTTAGTAACAATTTTACGATCTGCTAAATTACCTTTAGATAATTTAGGACAAAATAGTTTTGGAACTCTTGGTTTATCCGGAGCATTTTTAGTTGAATTCATTTTAACTTTCGTATTTGTTTTAGTTATCATTGCTGTAACAGGTAAAAAAGGAAGTTCTTCTTTAGCTGGACTAGTAATTGGTTTCACGTTAGTATTAATTCACTTATTAGGTATTCCGTTAACTGGAACATCTGTTAACCCAGCTCGTAGTATCGCACCAGCTTTATTCGCTGGCGGAGAAGCAATTTCTCAACTATGGGTATTCATCGTTGCCCCAATTCTTGGTGGTATCGTGGCAGCTATCATAGGAAAGTTTATTTTGAATACTGAAAAATAGAATTTTCAATATTTCTGAATATGAAAAGAAGCGAGCCCTCTTTATGAGGAAGCTCGCTTTTTTTATTCTTTAATTTTCGATTTTAAATTTGTAACTAACTGCTGCACCGTTACATTTGCAAGTACGTTTTCCATCGCTTCTTGCGATTGTATTAAAACAATCTCTAATACCGATTGAATATTAGCTCCTACTGGACATTCAATGTTGGGATTTTCATGGAAAGAAAATAGATGGCCCTCTTCTACAACTTCCACAGCTTTATATACATCAAGTAATGTAATTTCATCTAAATCACGAGCAAGTGTCGTACCACCTTTACCAGCTTGTACATCAACAAGTCCTGCTCTCTTCAACATTCCTGTAATGCGACGAATCAC
Encoded here:
- a CDS encoding Rrf2 family transcriptional regulator, encoding MGISSRFTVGVHMLTLLAIDRNSRCTSEWIAGSVNTNPVVIRRITGMLKRAGLVDVQAGKGGTTLARDLDEITLLDVYKAVEVVEEGHLFSFHENPNIECPVGANIQSVLEIVLIQSQEAMENVLANVTVQQLVTNLKSKIKE
- a CDS encoding multidrug resistance efflux transporter family protein, coding for MRAILLGLLSSAFFSATFIINRAMNVSGTSWAWTASFRFLFALPILFLIVLFRKNLGALWEELKKHPLVWIGWGSVAGIGFYSLLSFAAVFSPAWLVAGTWQVTILAGLLLSPLFFIKIETKSGTKLVRGKIPLRSLYVALFILLGVLCMQATEAGHITMTQFISGFSPVVLAAFLYPFGNRKMMELVGGRLDTFQRVLGMAIGSLPITILLGIYGFSTTGIPSSSQMMQGFLLALCSGVIATMTFFFATDLAKDNLALLGAVEATQAGTMVFTVLGEIIFLNGSFPSGLSLIGMIIIMLGMVVNSVLNRSVPVIKQKKSA
- a CDS encoding MIP/aquaporin family protein — translated: MLKKAISEFIGTFVLVLFGTGVAVTGGGIEGIGTLGIAMAFGLSIVAMAYSIGTISGCHINPAVSIAMFINKRMNAMELSYYLLAQILGGLLGTATLVTILRSAKLPLDNLGQNSFGTLGLSGAFLVEFILTFVFVLVIIAVTGKKGSSSLAGLVIGFTLVLIHLLGIPLTGTSVNPARSIAPALFAGGEAISQLWVFIVAPILGGIVAAIIGKFILNTEK